The sequence below is a genomic window from Brachionichthys hirsutus isolate HB-005 unplaced genomic scaffold, CSIRO-AGI_Bhir_v1 contig_1294, whole genome shotgun sequence.
CGCTCATTGAACTGAGCCTGTCATCCAGCGAGGAGAGCGAGCGCTGAAGGAGTCTCCTCAGCCCTCCCTCACGTACGTTCTCACTGCGACCACGTCTCCCATAATGCATTTCTGTGGGGAAtcgagaaggagagagagagagagagagagagatcagattCAGGGATCGAAACAGGTGAAATTTGGGGAAGAGTTTATCCTTAAGGGACCGTCAAATGTTGGACGTGAATCACTGTTAGTGCATCTCAAGCAATATCTACAATTACTTacttatttatctttatttattcccCTTAAGTTTGATTTAAGacgaaaaaaaaagcagggatGTTTATAAATGAGGCCATTTTGCAGAAATGAATTCAAAGcaaggaaaaatacattttaaacagagaCTTGCCAAAGGAGAAGATTCTGCATTTGACTTCCCACTAAATAAAAAACCCAAAGTTACCGTTATTAATTTCCCGTCtgtgatctctctctctatgttcGTTTCTTTGCCATCCCAGGTCTGATTCTGCACAAGTTTCCCGTTGTCCAGAGTCATCACGGTCTGCGGGGGGCAACAAACCAGAGTCGAGCCCCATCATTCCAGAACCAAACCACACCTGCCATTCTTTCTCTTCCCCTCCGACCCACACTGACCCTCGTCTTCCTGTCGTCCGCGGTCGTCTCTTCGAAAGGCTCGTTGAGCTTGAACCTGATTTCAGTCGTTTTGAAGGTGCTCTGACTCTTTATGCACACGACACCCTGATCGTCCACGCTCACCATCAAATTGGGCTTGGTCCGATTCCCCACCTGCCGGGTGGCAAATCCTACACCTGCAGGGCAGGAGTGCATGTTAAGGTAACAATTCAGTGAATAAATCCTATTGTCTATAAGATAAtagaaaattattattattattattattattattattatttatatgctAGTTTAGTTGTTAAACTCTCCTACCTATTGCTTTCATATAGTCGTCGAAGTTCTCG
It includes:
- the LOC137917377 gene encoding fatty acid-binding protein, adipocyte-like; the protein is MVDKFVGTWKMISSENFDDYMKAIGVGFATRQVGNRTKPNLMVSVDDQGVVCIKSQSTFKTTEIRFKLNEPFEETTADDRKTRTVMTLDNGKLVQNQTWDGKETNIEREITDGKLITKCIMGDVVAVRTYVREG